A window of the Proteus terrae subsp. cibarius genome harbors these coding sequences:
- the yeiP gene encoding elongation factor P-like protein YeiP yields MAKANEIKRGMAVSYNNKLLLVKDIDIQAPSARGASTLYKMRFTDIRTGQKVEERFKGDDMIDTISLTRRAVSFSYIDGDEYIFMDNEDYTPYTFKKDQIEDELLFIPEEGLAGMQVLTMEGQVLALELPQTVDMEIVETVPGIKGASASARTKPATLPTGLVIQVPEYLSTGDKIRIHIAERRYMGRAD; encoded by the coding sequence ATGGCAAAAGCCAATGAAATTAAACGTGGTATGGCTGTTAGTTATAACAACAAATTATTACTGGTAAAAGATATCGACATTCAAGCACCAAGTGCTCGTGGCGCAAGTACGCTGTACAAAATGCGTTTTACGGATATCCGTACAGGCCAGAAAGTAGAAGAGCGTTTTAAAGGCGATGATATGATTGATACCATCAGCTTAACACGTCGCGCTGTTAGCTTTTCTTACATTGATGGTGATGAGTATATCTTTATGGATAATGAAGATTACACACCGTATACCTTCAAAAAAGATCAAATTGAAGATGAATTACTGTTTATTCCTGAAGAAGGCTTAGCAGGAATGCAAGTATTAACAATGGAAGGTCAAGTTTTAGCATTAGAACTGCCACAAACTGTTGATATGGAAATTGTTGAAACTGTTCCAGGTATTAAAGGCGCATCTGCAAGTGCTCGTACTAAACCTGCGACATTACCAACAGGGTTAGTTATTCAGGTTCCTGAATATCTTTCTACTGGCGATAAAATTCGCATTCATATTGCTGAACGTCGCTATATGGGCCGTGCTGACTAA
- the rsuA gene encoding 16S rRNA pseudouridine(516) synthase RsuA: MRLDKFLSQQLGISRSLILRELRAGLVTIDGEMVKSGSTKIAPEQEVAYDGNVLTQILGPRYFMLNKPIGYVCSTDDPVNPTILYFIDEPLAHKLHAAGRLDIDTTGLVLLTDNGQWSHRITAPKHHCEKTYLVTLEEPIAEGVAERFQKGVQLNGEKDLTKPATLEIITPTEVKLTISEGKYHQVKRMFAAVGNHVSALHRERIGDITLDETLAEGEYRPLTEEEINSIHLPQ, translated from the coding sequence ATGCGATTAGATAAATTTTTGTCCCAGCAATTGGGTATTAGCCGTAGCTTGATCCTTCGTGAATTAAGAGCAGGGCTTGTAACAATTGATGGCGAAATGGTGAAAAGCGGTTCAACCAAAATTGCGCCAGAGCAAGAAGTAGCTTACGACGGTAATGTCTTAACTCAAATTTTAGGGCCTCGTTACTTTATGTTGAATAAGCCAATCGGCTATGTGTGTTCAACAGACGATCCTGTTAATCCAACTATCCTTTATTTTATTGATGAACCTTTGGCCCATAAATTACATGCTGCTGGGCGTTTAGATATTGATACAACCGGGCTTGTTTTATTAACAGATAATGGTCAATGGTCACACCGTATTACGGCACCAAAACATCACTGTGAGAAAACCTATCTGGTTACGCTAGAAGAGCCAATTGCAGAAGGTGTCGCTGAACGATTCCAAAAAGGTGTTCAACTTAACGGTGAAAAAGATCTAACAAAACCAGCCACGTTAGAAATTATTACACCAACAGAAGTCAAACTCACTATTAGTGAAGGCAAATACCACCAAGTAAAACGTATGTTTGCAGCAGTGGGTAATCATGTAAGTGCTTTACATCGTGAGCGTATTGGGGATATCACATTAGATGAGACTTTAGCTGAGGGCGAATATCGTCCATTAACAGAAGAAGAGATCAACAGTATTCACCTACCTCAATAA
- a CDS encoding phosphatase PAP2 family protein has product MKLSNFRQKALVIFLLNLTGLIIFLSWYLPAQHGFWLSIDTRIFYFFNQHILPDTFFASFVAYINNRKFDLVILLAMGALYYNTFRKKDYMGKRHLIIVGLVMVISAVLINQIGQNIPIERPSPTLHFQDVHRVGVVTGIPTKDASGDSFPGDHGLMLLIFCSFILRYLSFRSFLCALLITVVFSLPRVMAGAHWASDILVGSISLTLITTSWLLITPLSDIIIRQLEKYLPFKK; this is encoded by the coding sequence ATGAAACTTTCTAATTTTCGCCAAAAAGCACTTGTTATTTTTTTACTTAATCTCACAGGATTAATTATTTTTCTCTCTTGGTATCTTCCAGCACAACATGGATTCTGGCTATCAATAGATACTCGTATTTTTTATTTTTTTAATCAGCACATTTTACCAGATACTTTTTTCGCCTCTTTTGTGGCTTATATTAATAATAGAAAGTTTGACTTGGTTATTTTGTTGGCAATGGGCGCGTTGTATTACAATACATTCCGTAAAAAAGATTATATGGGCAAACGCCATCTTATAATTGTGGGATTAGTGATGGTAATAAGTGCAGTGCTCATCAATCAAATTGGACAAAATATTCCAATTGAAAGACCAAGCCCGACACTTCATTTTCAAGATGTACATAGAGTGGGTGTTGTGACAGGTATTCCAACAAAAGATGCCTCTGGCGATAGCTTCCCAGGTGATCATGGTTTAATGCTACTTATCTTCTGTAGCTTTATATTACGTTATCTCTCGTTTCGTTCTTTCTTATGTGCTCTTCTTATTACAGTCGTATTTTCATTACCACGAGTTATGGCTGGCGCACACTGGGCATCAGATATCTTAGTGGGTTCTATTTCTTTAACTTTAATTACGACGAGTTGGTTATTAATCACACCATTATCGGATATAATTATCAGACAATTAGAAAAATATCTTCCTTTTAAAAAATAA
- a CDS encoding YejG family protein: MDNVQLSVVHKLPLSYRWLAGFAGTRVEILPENDAGKQTTLIGLKLLSHDGMTLDEAIQNLRQYLSNLHIDSVVIEWDGAPCLFLHSDDECAALCCLKNAGVAIAEPFPTAYSYL, encoded by the coding sequence GTGGATAATGTACAACTTTCGGTAGTTCATAAGCTGCCGCTGAGTTATCGGTGGCTAGCAGGCTTTGCAGGCACAAGAGTAGAAATACTGCCTGAAAATGATGCTGGAAAGCAAACTACGCTGATTGGCTTAAAATTGTTAAGTCATGATGGTATGACACTGGATGAAGCAATACAGAATTTGCGTCAGTATCTGAGTAATCTTCATATTGATAGCGTTGTGATTGAATGGGATGGAGCTCCTTGCCTTTTCCTTCATAGTGACGATGAATGTGCTGCTTTATGTTGCTTAAAAAATGCTGGTGTCGCTATTGCTGAGCCATTCCCAACGGCATATTCTTATTTATAA
- the rplY gene encoding 50S ribosomal protein L25, translating to MLTIKATVRKEQGKGASRRLRVANRFPAIVYGGNEEPIAIDLDHNEVINQEHKSEFYSDFVNLVIDGKETKVKVKAVQRHEYKPKITHIDFLRA from the coding sequence ATGTTAACTATCAAAGCAACTGTACGTAAAGAGCAGGGTAAGGGTGCGAGCCGCCGCCTGCGTGTGGCTAACCGTTTTCCTGCTATCGTTTATGGCGGAAATGAAGAGCCAATCGCTATCGATTTAGATCACAACGAAGTTATCAACCAAGAACACAAATCAGAATTCTATTCAGATTTCGTTAACCTGGTAATCGATGGTAAAGAAACTAAAGTTAAAGTTAAAGCAGTGCAACGTCACGAGTATAAGCCAAAAATTACTCATATCGACTTCCTGCGCGCTTAA
- the fruK gene encoding 1-phosphofructokinase: protein MSRRVATITLNPAYDLVGACPAIDVGGVNLVQTAGLNPAGKGNNVAKVLRDLGIDITVSGFMGRENQEEFQHFFSENGMANRFYLVSGRTRINVKLTEGKGQVTDFNFSGFTVSEQDWQRFATDSLNWLGHFDMVVVSGSLPNGVDPEAFTQWMIKLRRLCPCIIFDSSRDALVAGLKAAPWLIKPNHRELEAWVGHSLTEMADIIKAAHQLRDKGIAHVVISLGERGALWVNASGAWLANPPHCDVISTVGAGDSMVAGLVYGLLMSQTSEHTLRLATAISALSVSQPDVGIKDRSQLAEMMAKIELTPIK, encoded by the coding sequence ATGAGTCGCCGTGTCGCTACGATCACCTTAAACCCTGCTTATGATCTTGTTGGTGCTTGTCCAGCTATTGATGTAGGTGGTGTTAATTTAGTCCAAACTGCTGGGCTTAATCCTGCGGGTAAAGGCAATAATGTCGCAAAAGTCTTACGTGATTTGGGCATTGATATTACTGTTAGCGGGTTTATGGGACGTGAAAATCAAGAAGAATTTCAGCACTTCTTTAGTGAAAATGGGATGGCTAACCGTTTTTATCTTGTGTCAGGACGAACACGCATTAATGTGAAGTTAACCGAAGGAAAAGGGCAGGTCACTGACTTTAATTTTTCAGGATTCACCGTATCAGAGCAAGATTGGCAGCGTTTTGCAACGGATTCACTTAATTGGCTTGGGCATTTCGATATGGTTGTTGTCAGTGGAAGTTTACCGAATGGCGTTGATCCTGAAGCCTTTACTCAATGGATGATTAAACTAAGAAGATTATGTCCGTGCATCATTTTCGACAGTAGTCGTGATGCTTTAGTTGCAGGGCTAAAAGCAGCACCTTGGCTAATAAAACCTAATCATCGTGAATTAGAAGCGTGGGTAGGGCATTCACTAACTGAAATGGCAGATATTATTAAAGCCGCTCATCAACTACGCGATAAAGGCATAGCACATGTCGTTATTTCACTGGGTGAAAGAGGGGCTTTATGGGTAAATGCATCTGGTGCATGGCTGGCAAATCCACCACATTGTGATGTGATAAGTACCGTTGGTGCAGGGGATTCGATGGTTGCTGGATTAGTGTATGGTTTATTAATGAGTCAAACGAGTGAGCATACTTTGCGTCTTGCAACTGCGATTTCTGCGTTATCAGTCAGTCAGCCTGATGTTGGAATAAAAGACAGAAGTCAACTCGCTGAAATGATGGCTAAGATAGAGCTAACACCGATTAAATAA
- the yejK gene encoding nucleoid-associated protein YejK: protein MSLDINQLVLHQLIKRDEQTLEVVLRDSLLEIEPVVQEMIEELHRVYSAKNKAYGLFNEESELAEALRLQRKGEENFLGFSRAATVRLKDELAKYPFAEGGTVLFCHYRYLAVDYLLIAVLSSCNSMWVNDSLDVSSTRYLDIPHADIIARIDLTEWETAPDSLRYLTFLKGRVGRKVSDFFMDFLGAQEGLNAKVQNKGLLQAVDDFCEASEMGKQERQTCREQVYSYCNEQLQSGEEIALTELAEELPSLGDQNFAQFTEEKGYELAETFPADRSTLRQLMKYSGSGGGLTVNFDAKLLGERIFWDPATDTLTIKGTPPNLRDQLQRRASEK from the coding sequence ATGAGTCTAGATATTAACCAATTAGTTTTGCATCAACTTATTAAGCGAGATGAGCAGACATTAGAAGTTGTGCTACGTGATTCACTCTTAGAAATTGAACCTGTTGTTCAGGAAATGATTGAAGAGTTACATCGTGTATACAGTGCAAAAAATAAAGCTTATGGTCTGTTTAATGAAGAAAGTGAATTAGCAGAAGCGTTGCGTTTACAACGTAAAGGTGAAGAGAATTTTTTAGGTTTTTCACGAGCAGCAACGGTGAGACTGAAAGACGAATTAGCAAAATATCCTTTTGCAGAAGGTGGTACCGTTCTATTTTGTCATTATCGCTATTTAGCGGTAGATTACCTTTTAATCGCTGTACTGAGCAGTTGTAACAGTATGTGGGTAAACGACAGCCTAGATGTGTCATCAACACGTTATTTAGATATTCCTCATGCAGATATTATTGCTCGTATCGATTTAACTGAGTGGGAAACCGCACCCGACTCTTTACGTTATTTAACGTTTTTAAAAGGTCGAGTTGGACGTAAAGTCTCTGATTTCTTTATGGACTTTTTAGGTGCGCAAGAAGGTTTAAACGCCAAAGTTCAAAATAAAGGCTTATTACAAGCAGTTGATGATTTCTGCGAAGCTTCAGAAATGGGCAAACAAGAGCGTCAAACTTGTCGTGAGCAAGTATATAGTTACTGTAATGAGCAATTACAATCTGGCGAAGAAATTGCCTTAACGGAGCTTGCTGAAGAATTACCGTCTCTAGGCGACCAAAACTTCGCTCAATTTACTGAAGAGAAAGGCTATGAATTAGCTGAAACATTTCCAGCAGATCGCAGTACGTTACGTCAACTGATGAAGTATTCAGGAAGCGGTGGTGGATTAACTGTGAATTTTGATGCGAAATTATTAGGGGAGAGAATATTTTGGGATCCAGCAACAGATACACTCACCATTAAAGGCACACCACCTAATTTACGTGATCAGCTACAACGTAGAGCATCAGAAAAATAA
- the mepS gene encoding bifunctional murein DD-endopeptidase/murein LD-carboxypeptidase: MRTKPYMRMLKLIPAFIVVATLSACSSQNANPRLANSSTTPLNTSSSTSISQASQDEFESLVKNLDIKSKILDQYADWKGVAYRLGGNTKKGIDCSAFVQRTFIDQFGVELPRSTSDQQFSGTQVNKSKLQAGDLVLFKTGRTMRHVGIYIGNDKFVHASTSNGVTVSEMSNTYWNKRFYAARRVIENNDATLVENNLSQNVLR; this comes from the coding sequence ATGAGAACAAAACCGTATATGAGAATGCTTAAGCTCATACCGGCGTTCATTGTTGTAGCTACGCTATCGGCATGTAGCTCACAGAACGCAAATCCACGCTTAGCGAATTCAAGCACCACCCCACTTAATACATCATCAAGCACATCTATTTCCCAAGCATCACAAGATGAATTTGAATCATTGGTGAAGAATCTCGATATAAAATCTAAGATACTTGACCAATATGCAGACTGGAAAGGCGTCGCTTATCGTTTAGGCGGAAACACTAAAAAAGGTATCGATTGTTCTGCCTTTGTTCAAAGAACCTTTATTGACCAATTCGGTGTAGAACTCCCTCGCTCAACTTCAGACCAACAGTTCTCTGGTACTCAGGTTAATAAATCAAAATTACAAGCAGGCGATCTCGTTCTATTCAAAACAGGCCGAACTATGCGCCATGTTGGGATTTACATCGGTAATGATAAATTTGTACATGCATCCACCAGCAATGGTGTAACAGTGTCAGAAATGTCTAATACCTACTGGAATAAACGTTTTTATGCAGCAAGACGTGTTATAGAAAACAATGATGCCACACTTGTTGAAAACAACCTTTCGCAAAATGTATTAAGATAA
- a CDS encoding nucleotide triphosphate diphosphatase NUDT15, translating into MSVVVGVGVIITNKNGDVLLGKRCGKHAPYWSIFGGHVDEGETFEQCAIREIEEEIGIVITAPQVIGISNNLETYQLEGKHTVSICMIAQHQGDEPKLMEPDKCSEIRWCSPDDLPEPHFEASRNSIALWKSKQFYQG; encoded by the coding sequence ATGTCAGTCGTAGTCGGTGTTGGCGTAATTATCACTAATAAAAATGGTGACGTGTTATTAGGAAAACGTTGTGGAAAACATGCCCCTTATTGGTCAATTTTTGGTGGACATGTTGATGAAGGGGAAACTTTTGAGCAATGTGCTATTCGCGAAATAGAAGAAGAAATTGGGATTGTGATCACTGCGCCACAAGTGATTGGTATCAGCAATAATCTAGAAACTTACCAGTTAGAAGGTAAACACACAGTCTCTATTTGTATGATCGCACAACACCAAGGTGATGAGCCTAAATTGATGGAACCAGATAAATGCTCTGAAATCCGCTGGTGTTCTCCAGATGATTTACCTGAACCACACTTCGAAGCTAGTCGCAATTCTATTGCATTATGGAAAAGTAAGCAGTTTTATCAAGGTTAA
- the mtr gene encoding tryptophan permease: MSEVTSITKRPSVLGGAMIIAGTAVGAGMFSIPIVTSGVWFTGSIFLLIYTWFCLFMSGLMILEVNLHYPLGSSFHTITKDLLGKGWSTINGLSIAFVLYILTYAYISAGSSIIVQNFAGMISVPQAIAGLVFALIVAFFVWLSTRAVDRLSTILIGGMVIAFVLAIGGLFTEVKMPVLFNTNESNASYLPYALAALPYLLTSFGYHGNIPGLVTYYRKDGKAVMKSLLIGTLISLAIYILWQFVVQGNIPREGFKQVIADGGNIGNLLAQMRSTTANATVSMLLDLFSYMALASSFLGVSLGLFDYLADFFKFSNTGSGRFKSALVTFIPPTILAIIFPDGFLYAIGFAGLAATIWAAIIPALMAKASRERNQSQSFKAPGGMFMIGFVILFGVINASAHILANFNLLPIYR; this comes from the coding sequence ATGTCAGAAGTCACATCAATAACAAAGCGCCCATCTGTACTTGGTGGCGCAATGATCATTGCAGGTACCGCTGTGGGTGCAGGCATGTTTTCCATTCCTATTGTGACTTCCGGTGTCTGGTTTACCGGTTCTATTTTTCTTCTGATCTATACCTGGTTTTGTTTATTTATGTCTGGGTTAATGATCTTAGAAGTAAACCTTCATTATCCTTTAGGATCAAGCTTTCATACCATTACCAAAGACTTATTAGGAAAAGGCTGGAGTACAATTAATGGACTATCGATTGCTTTTGTTCTTTATATTTTAACTTACGCTTATATTTCTGCTGGCAGTTCCATTATCGTGCAAAACTTTGCAGGTATGATCAGCGTACCACAAGCTATTGCCGGCTTAGTCTTTGCCTTAATTGTTGCTTTTTTTGTTTGGTTATCAACACGTGCTGTGGATAGGCTTAGCACTATTTTAATTGGCGGTATGGTAATTGCCTTTGTGTTAGCCATTGGTGGCTTATTTACGGAAGTAAAAATGCCTGTGTTATTTAATACCAATGAAAGCAATGCGAGTTACTTACCTTATGCTTTAGCAGCATTACCTTATTTACTAACCTCGTTTGGTTATCACGGTAATATTCCGGGCTTAGTAACGTATTACCGTAAAGATGGCAAAGCCGTCATGAAAAGCTTGCTTATTGGCACATTGATTTCACTGGCGATTTATATTTTATGGCAGTTTGTTGTACAAGGTAATATTCCTCGCGAAGGTTTCAAGCAGGTAATTGCTGATGGTGGGAATATTGGTAACTTATTAGCACAGATGCGCTCAACAACCGCCAATGCCACTGTATCAATGTTATTAGACTTGTTTTCTTATATGGCATTAGCAAGTTCATTCTTAGGCGTGTCATTAGGATTATTCGATTATTTAGCGGACTTCTTTAAGTTTTCAAATACAGGAAGTGGTCGATTTAAATCTGCATTAGTCACATTTATACCACCGACTATTTTAGCAATTATTTTTCCTGATGGTTTCTTATATGCCATTGGTTTTGCAGGACTTGCAGCAACGATTTGGGCTGCGATTATCCCTGCATTAATGGCAAAAGCAAGCCGCGAGCGTAATCAAAGTCAAAGCTTTAAAGCTCCCGGTGGTATGTTTATGATTGGTTTCGTTATTTTATTTGGTGTTATCAATGCCAGTGCACATATTTTAGCGAACTTTAATCTTCTTCCTATCTACCGTTAA
- a CDS encoding Bcr/CflA family multidrug efflux MFS transporter codes for MQQQRSSYLSLILILGLISMLMPLAIDMYLPSLPTIAQDFGVPSGKVQMTLSIYIFGFAIGQLVYGPMADSLGRKPVILGGVIVFAFASSACALSESIDMLIGMRFLHGFAAAAASVVINALMRDMFSRDDFSRSMSFVALVMTIAPLLAPLLGAWVMNWFSWHAIFWSIAIAAVIASALIAFYIPETLPKERRQRFSLRVTFSQFISLFRTRRVLCYILASGFSFAGMFSFLSAGPFVYIELHGIPFDQFGLYFGFNIIFLIVMTSINGRYVRRFGALKMLRLGLTIQCVMGIFLLLVVALHLHFYFLVVGVAMYVGGIAMITSNAMAVILDDYPHMAGTVSSLAGTVRFGVGALVGTAIAMLPAKSEWPMVSSMAFCVLFAMGFILLARRYK; via the coding sequence GTGCAACAGCAACGTTCGTCGTACCTTAGTCTCATTTTAATACTGGGACTTATTTCCATGCTTATGCCATTGGCTATAGATATGTATTTGCCAAGTTTACCCACTATCGCGCAAGATTTTGGTGTGCCTAGTGGCAAAGTGCAAATGACATTAAGTATCTATATTTTTGGCTTTGCTATTGGGCAATTAGTCTATGGACCTATGGCTGATAGCTTGGGGCGTAAGCCTGTCATTTTGGGTGGCGTAATTGTTTTTGCTTTTGCCTCTAGTGCATGTGCATTATCTGAATCAATCGATATGCTAATTGGTATGCGTTTTTTACATGGCTTTGCGGCAGCCGCGGCAAGTGTTGTGATTAATGCATTGATGAGAGATATGTTCTCTAGAGATGATTTCTCTAGAAGTATGTCTTTTGTTGCACTTGTTATGACCATCGCACCTTTATTAGCACCACTATTAGGTGCTTGGGTGATGAATTGGTTTTCATGGCATGCTATTTTTTGGAGTATTGCGATAGCTGCTGTAATTGCATCTGCATTAATTGCTTTTTATATTCCAGAAACATTACCAAAAGAGCGCCGCCAACGCTTTAGCTTAAGAGTAACATTTAGCCAATTTATTAGTCTGTTTAGAACACGTCGTGTCCTTTGTTATATTTTGGCTTCAGGTTTTTCTTTTGCTGGCATGTTTTCATTCCTTAGTGCTGGGCCTTTTGTCTATATCGAATTACATGGCATTCCATTTGATCAGTTTGGATTATATTTTGGTTTTAATATCATCTTCTTAATTGTAATGACAAGTATCAATGGGCGATATGTTCGCCGATTTGGTGCATTGAAGATGTTGCGCCTAGGCTTAACGATTCAATGTGTTATGGGGATCTTTTTATTACTGGTGGTCGCTCTTCATTTACATTTCTATTTCCTTGTTGTGGGTGTAGCAATGTATGTGGGTGGGATTGCGATGATCACATCGAATGCGATGGCTGTTATTCTTGACGACTATCCTCATATGGCGGGGACGGTTTCTTCTCTTGCAGGAACAGTGCGTTTTGGTGTTGGTGCTTTAGTGGGAACAGCTATTGCTATGTTACCAGCAAAATCAGAATGGCCAATGGTAAGCTCTATGGCATTTTGTGTACTGTTTGCAATGGGTTTCATCTTACTTGCACGTCGTTATAAATAA
- a CDS encoding DEAD/DEAH box helicase: MAFTLRPYQLDAVNATISYFRQHNTPAVIVLPTGAGKSLVIAELAKRARGRVLVLAHVKELVEQNHSKYEAYGLSADIFAAGLQQKESSGKVVFGSIQSVARNLSQFSDTFSLLIIDECHRISLSEDSQYQQVIKQLQSINPQLRILGLTATPYRLPTGWIYQYHYHGMIRGNEDCFFRDCIYELPLRYMISNHFLVPPTRLDMPILQYDFSQVRTSQNGIFNEEDLNREIKRQKRITPHIVAQIIEYAQNCRGVMIFAATVEHAKEILSFLPQDEAALVSADTPSSERDHLISRFKQQQLRYMVNVAVLTTGFDAPHVDLIAILRPTESVSLYQQIVGRGLRLFAGKTECLILDYAGNPHDLYLPEVGTKKPNPNSKPVQVFCPICQFANTFWGIVDADGDIIEHYGRRCQGWELNEQGQKQQCEFRFRFKLCPHCNEENDIAARRCIHCDEILVDPDDMLKAALKLKGALVLRCGGMQFKSGNDVKGEWLEINYYDEEGTSVSERFRLTTPAQRKVFELKFLREHQRAPGVPFIWHNANDIIKQFDLLRHPDFIVAHKGKKESFWKIRNKIFDYAGRYRKADTLY, translated from the coding sequence ATGGCTTTTACACTCAGACCTTATCAACTTGACGCTGTTAACGCGACAATCTCTTATTTTCGTCAACACAATACACCTGCGGTAATTGTATTACCTACTGGCGCAGGAAAAAGTTTAGTGATTGCAGAACTGGCTAAAAGAGCGCGCGGGCGTGTCTTGGTTTTAGCACACGTAAAAGAATTAGTAGAACAGAACCATAGCAAATATGAGGCTTATGGTCTATCTGCGGATATTTTTGCTGCGGGTTTACAACAAAAAGAGAGTAGCGGAAAAGTGGTTTTCGGCAGTATTCAATCTGTTGCCCGTAATTTATCGCAATTTAGTGATACTTTTTCCCTTCTTATTATTGATGAATGTCATCGCATTAGTTTGTCTGAAGATAGCCAATATCAGCAAGTCATTAAACAATTACAATCCATTAATCCACAATTACGGATCTTAGGATTAACTGCAACACCTTATCGCTTACCTACAGGCTGGATTTATCAATATCATTATCACGGTATGATCAGAGGCAATGAAGATTGCTTTTTCCGTGATTGCATTTATGAATTGCCTTTGCGCTATATGATAAGCAATCATTTTTTAGTTCCGCCAACTCGCCTAGATATGCCTATTTTGCAATACGATTTTAGCCAAGTAAGAACAAGTCAAAATGGGATATTTAATGAAGAAGATCTAAACCGTGAAATAAAGAGACAAAAACGCATCACACCTCATATTGTTGCTCAAATTATTGAATATGCACAAAATTGCCGAGGTGTAATGATATTTGCGGCAACGGTTGAACATGCAAAAGAGATCCTTTCTTTTTTACCACAGGATGAAGCAGCGCTAGTCAGTGCTGATACCCCCTCTTCTGAACGTGACCATCTTATTTCTCGTTTTAAACAGCAACAATTACGCTATATGGTTAATGTTGCCGTATTAACAACAGGTTTTGATGCTCCACATGTTGATTTAATCGCTATCTTACGTCCCACTGAGTCTGTGAGTTTATACCAACAAATTGTAGGGCGAGGATTAAGATTATTTGCAGGAAAAACCGAATGCCTAATTTTAGATTATGCAGGTAATCCTCATGATCTCTATCTACCCGAAGTCGGTACTAAAAAACCCAATCCGAATAGTAAGCCGGTACAAGTTTTCTGTCCTATTTGCCAATTTGCCAACACCTTTTGGGGCATTGTAGATGCTGATGGCGATATCATTGAACATTATGGTCGACGTTGCCAAGGCTGGGAGCTCAATGAACAAGGGCAAAAACAGCAGTGTGAATTTCGTTTCCGCTTTAAATTGTGCCCACATTGCAATGAGGAAAATGATATTGCAGCACGTCGCTGCATTCATTGCGACGAAATCTTGGTTGATCCTGATGATATGCTTAAAGCAGCATTAAAACTCAAAGGAGCATTAGTCTTACGCTGTGGTGGAATGCAATTTAAATCGGGAAATGATGTTAAAGGTGAATGGTTAGAAATTAATTATTACGATGAAGAAGGCACCTCCGTCTCTGAACGTTTTCGACTAACAACTCCTGCTCAACGAAAAGTATTTGAATTAAAATTTTTACGTGAACATCAACGCGCACCAGGCGTTCCTTTTATTTGGCATAATGCCAACGACATTATTAAGCAATTTGATTTGTTGCGTCACCCTGACTTTATTGTCGCTCATAAAGGTAAAAAAGAGAGCTTCTGGAAGATAAGAAATAAGATTTTTGACTATGCTGGTCGCTACCGAAAAGCAGATACCTTGTATTAA